One window of Ailuropoda melanoleuca isolate Jingjing chromosome 3, ASM200744v2, whole genome shotgun sequence genomic DNA carries:
- the TSLP gene encoding thymic stromal lymphopoietin: MNEGLQVQIRARHLVVSPVPTTRAVLKPEATAAVQAAPRGTKRLGRTGARTLRASARAARWTAPSLRAQGCAPRGAVGPRFVSGALALRRPWGWGCEGGWALGFAVFVLSVFFRKIFILQLVGLVLTYNFTGCDFEKIRKKYQEVIYQALEKYMNGTKSTEFNNPIYCEDPPDCLAKIERITFHPTHDCTSLAEEIFAIGTRATLTLQCPGYSGMQINNTQAKKKRKKRKVTTNKCREQVAYLIGLWRRFSRIS; the protein is encoded by the exons ATGAACGAGGGTTTGCAAGTACAAATCCGCGCCCGCCACCTCGTTGTCTCTCCTGTCCCTACAACCCGCGCGGTGCTCAAGCCTGAGGCGACCGCAGCTGTCCAGGCTGCGCCGCGCGGGACTAAGCGCCTGGGACGCACGGGCGCACGAACCCTGCGCGCCTCCGCAAGAGCCGCGCGCTGGACAGCACCCTCCCTGCGCGCGCAAGGCTGCGCGCCACGTGGCGCGGTGGGGCCCCGCTTCGTGTCTGGCGCCCTCGCCCTTCGCCGgccttgggggtggggctgtGAAGGGGGATGGGCGTTGGGCTTTGCGGTT tttgttctgtcagtttttttcaggaaaatcttCATCTTGCAACTGGTAGGGCTGGTGCTAACCTACAATTTTACTGGCTGTGACTTTGAGAAGATTAGAAAGAAGTATCAGGAAGTCATTTATCAAGCCCTGGAGAAGTACATGAATGGG aCCAAAAGCACCGAATTCAACAACCCCATCTACTGTGAAGACCCg CCAGACTGCCTCGCTAAAATCGAACGCATTACCTTCCATCCCACCCACGACTGCACGTCTCTCGCCGAGGAAATCTTTGCAATAGGAACTAGGGCTACGCTCACTCTCCAGTGCCCCGGCTACTCCGGAATGCAG ATAAATAATACccaggcaaagaagaaaagaaagaaaagaaaagtcacaacAAATAAATGCCGGGAACAAGTTGCATACTTAATAGGACTGTGGCGTCGTTTCAGTCGCATTTCATAG